GTTACTCAGTCAGAGAGCCTGGATCTGTGGCATGCTAGACTTGGGCATGTGGGGGAAAAAGGCATCAAGGAGCTTGCTAAGCTGGGTGTAATGAGGCTGGGGACATCAGAGAGGCTCAACAAATGTGAGTCTTGTATTCTTGGAAAGGCAAAAAGGCTACCATTCTCTGGTGGAAAGCACACTACAACAGCTCCCTTTGTATATGCTCACAGTGACTTATGGGGGCCTTCTCCAGcagaatccataggtggaggtaagtatttcatatCTATTATAGATGACTATTCAAGAAAGGTATGGGTTTACATCCTCAAAGAGAAGTCTCAAGCATTTGAGAGGTTTAGAGAATGGCATACTAGATATGAAAATGAGAAAGGGTCAGTGCTGAAGTacttaagaactgataatgggatggagttcttatctactaagtttgatagcttctgtaaaatgaaagggataagaaggcataggaccgtgccaagGAACCCTCAACAGAACGGGCTGGCAGAGAGGATGAACAGGACGTTGCTAGAAAGAGTGAGATGCATGTTGttctactctggaatgccaaagaaattttgggcagaggctgtttctactgcagctgatctgattaacaaatgcccctcttcatcaatttctaatgagactcctgatcagagatggtatggaactTTGGGAGACTACTCAGGCTTGAAGATTTTTGGGTGTGCGGCTTATGCACATATCAAGCAGAATAAGTTGGAACCAAGAGCAAGAAAATGTGTGatgttgggataccaagatggagTGAAGGGGTATAGGTTATGGAATATGGATGAAGGGGGTCAGAATATCATTGTGAGTAGAGATGTAGTGTTCGATGAAGGAGAAATGCCATTCAAGAAAAGTAGAGCACCCCCTGGTGGTGACAGTAGCTCTAGCATTCaagagtttgagtttgatgagAAATCTGCTTGGTCTGATGCTGATGAGGATGTTGAAATCTCTGAAcaccaagaagaaggtggagcttcCAGTTCTCAGTCAGATGAAAACACAAGAGGTGGAGATCCATCAAATCAAGGAAAcagaagaaatccaagaaggaatgcaggcttgcccagcaggttttcagattatgatatgagcttctttgctctttGTGTAGCAGAGGTGCTCATGTTCTCAGAGCCTtcaacctatgaagaagccataaAATGCAAAGAAAGTCAGAAGTGGATCAgagccatggaagaagaaatagagtccttgttgagaaatgggacttggattttggtgaatgACCCAGGGACTCAGAAACTCATAAGTTGCAAGTGGCTATTTAAGAAGAAGGTTGAAGTTggggaagttgaaagcatacgTTTTAAGGCAAGGTTGGTagctagaggattcacacaagtagaaggtattgactacactgaggtgttctctccagtggtaAAACACACCTCCATTCGGATCTTATTGGCCTTGAcagctcattttgattgggagctgcatcaactcgatgtaaaaacagcttttttacatggggatctagaggagacgatctatatgatgcagcctaagggttttgaaaggcctggagaagaaaagaaggtttGCTTACTTAAGAAAAGCCTATACGGGCTCAAGCAGAGCAGtaggcagtggaacaagaagttccaTGAGCAAATGGAGCTGATGGAGTTTGAGAGATCCAGCTTTGATAGCTGTGTATATGTCAAGAGAAGTGGAGATTTGATAATAGCCTACCTGTtactgtatgtagatgatattctACTAGCTGGATCAAGCTTGAGTGAATTGCAGATTGTAAAAGATGAGCTTAAAcaaaagtttgagatgaaggatcttggggaGGCAAAACGAATCCTAGGCATGGACATTGTCAGAaataggaagaagaaggaactgAGGCTTGTGCAAGCTGAGTACATCAAGAAAGTGATAAGGAAATATCAGGTGACAAATGCAAAGGCAGTCTCTACTCCATTAGCAGGCCATTTTAAGTTGAGCAAAGAACAGGCGCCTAAAACCGATGAAATCAGAAGGGAAATGAGTGCGATACCATATGCGAATATAGTGGGAAGCATaatgtacttgatgatatgtacaaggccggatgtggctcatgctataagcgtggctagcaggtacatggctgatccgggtAGAGAACACTGGATGGCTCTGAAATGGATCTTGAAATATTTGGGAGGATCTGTTATGATTGGTTTGAGATTTGGTGGAAAAGCATGGTCTGAGAAAGATGAGATTCTTGTAGGCTACTGTGATTCTGATTATGCGGCCAACTTGGATAATAGGAAGTCCCAAAGCGGCTACATATTCACTTTGTTTGGTACAGCCATTAGTTGGAAGTCGAATCTACAACCGGTGGTCGCATTGTCcacaactgaggcagaatatattgCACTAACAGAGGCCGCAAAGGAGGGAAAATGGCTACAAGGAATCTTACAAGATCTGGGGATAGAGCTGGGAGCAGTAATGATTAATTGTGACAGCAATTCAGCCATATGCTTAGCCAAGcaccaaatgttccatgagagatCTAAACATATCGATGTAAGGAGgcacttcatcagagacgaaATTCAGAGTGggaagatcaatgtggtgaaggTTCCCACTGAAGAAAATGCCTCAGACATGTTAACCAAGTCACTACCAACTTTGAAGTTCAAGCATTGCTTGAAGTTGGTGGAAATTGTGGAATGTTGAAGTATGGAacaggattgagaagggaatctagatattgatggagttttgcaaggacaaggtggagatttgtgaaagtgtgtccgtgcaaactactgatttgatcgagtgttggagccgagctgcagctcaaagaagagatcaagaaatgaagctcggctttgagctagctcggctagaaaggagttcggctagaaaggagttcggctagaaaggagttcggtgaaaggagttcggtaagctcggcttaccgagctggaactagcctggaactagccgagaagaagaaggcagaagaaggaagctcggctttgagctggaactagccgagaaggaagagttcggttttgagccgagtagcggttataactaactttgggaaatagagttagttggattttatttcttgattgcatcttgtataaatagctcgatagagctcagtagtgaagtagcagaattacaccatatacacacacacccagagagattaattctcaagatagcgagcggttgtgagcggtagagtgtgagtgtgagttcattgtaattgtaaagagttcatcaataagattccggtcatcttctccgtggacgtaggtggtttatcaccgaaccacgttatatcgtttgcgtgctttattttctcgattaCGTGTGTGAGATCAGCGGCAACGCAACCCAACAAGTTATGATCCTGCACAGCTTTTTACATCATTCATCACTTTACATTCACAACCTTCTCTTAAACATTCCTAAGtttcatatttttgttttccattcatttctttcttcatttaTTCATTAAGTGATtggtaaaaaataatttttgaatttattaaaatacaaaattcattaaaaattaaattcaacaaatctcgaaaaaaatattttttttgaaagatTGATATTCTGATTAAATTAATAACCTAATTAAATgcatacaataataaaaattttctaAAACTTAACAAAAAGTATAAGAGAAAATGCAAAACTAATGGAAAAACGaaagtaagtaaaaataaataaccaaaaacaaaaatgagtataaattatgaattcaacaaattcaaaatgGATCCTAAATATGGCACTCGAATGTCGATACATTTTCTAGAGGTGAACTGTGTATTTGGTCTCAAAAAGAGATTTTAGGTAACAGTTTAAGATACAACAAGATACTAGGCACATTACCTctcacaaacaaacaaaaagggAAGAAGGATAGATTTTCAAGTAATTAACTATAGTACAAGACCTATTAGGGGCATGGAAGGAGCAGGTGCAGTCATGCATATCAACCCTCGGGTTTCCACGATTCCAACGGGGGCGTGTCTGCGTCTTTCCATGTGGCCACCATGGTTATGAGCCTTTCTCCTTTGACATTCTCAGCCAAAGAAGATAGAAGGGTCATCTCTTCTGGAGATAGTTTCACAGATAGTGCTCCTATATTGTCGTTAAAATTTTCGATCTTGGTGGTGCCCGGTATAGGAACCACATCATCTCCTTGGTGATGAACCCAAGCCAACGCCAATTGGGAAGGGCTGCAACCTTTACTTGTAGCCATTTCACGAATCTTTTCGTATAAGAGCTTGTTGCTTTCAAGATTTTCACCCTGGAACCTCGGAAAATAGGCGCTCTAGCAAATGCAACAGAAATTTTAGACATTATCCTTGTTTTTTTGGGAGAGCCGAGATACATTTCATATCACGAACAAAGCTAACCTTGCGAACGTCACCCTCTGCTGCCTCCTCTAGCAACTTGGGACCTACTGAAAGGAAGCCTCGTCCAAGTGGACTATATGAGACAATTCCTATACCAAGTTCTCTGAAAATCACAAGACAAGCCAAAGGCTGATatatgtttctgtttttcttcaAAACATCATAATTCAACAATATACATATATCTTTTACCTGCATGTAGGAATCAAATCTTCTTCCACGTCTCTTGACCACAATGACCATTCGATTTGAACGGCAGTTATTGGATGAACAGCATGAGCCCTTCTAATTGTTGAAGCAGATGCCTCCGAGAGTCCAATGTATTTAATTTTCCCTTCTTCAACCAATTTCTTAAGTTCCCCCATCTACGGAATCATGAATCACATTCAGCATTAGGAACAATGCAAGAAAAATTGAATCAACGCCATGATTTTATACTGCACGAAAATTTCCGTTCCAAATACAATCGTCATAATACACGTCTCAGACATAAGCAATTTTTCTGTCAGTGCATCAAATTACACTACTAGTTTGACCGGCTTTGAACCAAGTTTTCTTCTCCAAATATTAACAGGAAAAGAAACCACCAGAGGCACTGCAAGTTTGAAATACAGTAAAAGAGGCAGAATTATCCATTCTTTTCAAGTATATGCTGCAAAAAAAAGAGACTACTCACAGTGACTTCTATGGGCACACGGGTGTCAATCCGATGAACATAATAGAGATCAATACAGTCCACATCAAGACGCTTCAAGCTCGACTCACATGATGACCTCACATATGCTGGGTCACCACGTACCTCACCCTTCCCATCCCGGTATATTATCCCGAACTTAGTAGCAAGTTGCACTTTCTCCCTCATCCCCCCTTTCAAAGCCTGCAACAACTCCCAAACATTAAATCCAGGAACATTGCAACTCATTAAATACCAAATTCGACAAAAAAACAGCCACACATGATCTGTAAACAAATCCACCTATCGACTCTTTATATGTATAGATAGTGAGTCTCAATAGTTTCCATCCAATCAAAATTTGAAACTTAAATATGGAAATTAAACTAGGCGAAGTTCTCTTGGAAACAAAGTAAATTAACAGCATAAACATTTCACCCTCCTTGATAAGAGAGTAGAATCATACGCATTAAACAGCTAAACATATAAGAACAAGAGTTGACTTATTAATTCTTCTGAAACCCGAAAATACCGATATGAATTTGGATTATCAGAGATAAACAACTGAGAAACCAAATCCAATCTCTTTTGTGGCAAGTAAGATCAATATAAAACAAATCCCCTAAAAGCTGAAACAAATTAAACAGAGATCGGCGCCACAAAATCCAACCAGAGAGTAATAGCAGAAAAAAAATCGACAGAAGGAGGAAGAGAAGCAGAAAACGCTTACTTTTCCGATGAGGATCTCGTTGGTGTGGGGACCGTAGAGGTCGGAGGTGTCGAGAAAGGTGACGCCGGAATCGATGGCGTGGTGGATAAGCTTGATCATATCGGCGTCGGGCTTGGGCGGGCCGTAAAAGAACGACATACCCAAGCCTTGCTTGGAGACCTCAAAGCCCAGCGATCCGAGCTTGATTTTCGGCACGTTAACTCCCCTTTTGGCGGAATTGAGAATTCGAGTGATGAATCGAAGTGAACTGAAGTGGCGACCTTAAAATAGGGGACAAGTGCGCCATCGCTGCCGTAAACGATTTTGTCGCCACACACCTCGAATCTTCATCCTCCTTCAACGATTACTCTTTTTCAACATATTTTCAATGTGTGTTGACTTATCTAAATACGGAGTAAATTAATTATCTAGCCCGCCTTTCTCAGCTGCGCGACACACAGTGACAGACAGCACCATGGAGTATTTtactactaagagcatccgcatcgctgtctcgaggcgggctcggtctcgtTTCGGCGAGACGAGATAGCATCGAGACGGCGATGCAGATGCTCTGTCTAGTCCCATCGCGTCCCACGTCCCTCCGCGGAGATGAGACTGGCGagccagctcgccacgcgcgttggccaAGTGGCGAGCTctcgtgacgcccactcgccggcccgtgaGTGGACGTCGTTTATATCCGTTGAAAAATATTCTTTTTTAAATTccgaaaaaaatattaaaaaaaaattccccaaaaataccagccgtttatagccgttttttccaatattttaatttttttctattttttaaagccctcaatcacttctataaatattaaatcattcccacaaattatccACAATAAAAGAACTCTTTATTCTCACTCTATTCTCAACTTCAgaaggatctaatggagcacattttgGCAAAATTTGACAACCGTTAGACGACCACCGCGTCACTTTCCATGATTATGCGGATTTCAATAAAATGTAATATTatgatttcaattatgtatttttcgtattttcggatgtaattttcgtggtttttaatgattttatgaattattagtattaatttaatattttaatgaaatattaattgaatttgttggaaataaaaataaaaaataaaattgaatgaataattaaCGGGTGGGATGGTTacgagatggagggttgcagatGCTGTATAAAGTGCGGTGGGATCCATGAATATTGCATGGATGAGATGGTATTGAGATAGGGACATGGATGAACTAAGTTTCCTTGAACCTTGACCATATGTCGAATGGTGTGTTCATCCAATCATCAAGTATCAGATATTGAATCAGGTTCGAGTATTTATATTTTGGAAAAATCTTGTAACGGATAATACTCAAGTACCTAATTTCACAATttaattactacctccgtcGCGCGGAAAGTCCAATCATTTCTTACTACTTCATTTATTCATCAAGTGTttagtaaaaatatttttttaatttattaaaatacaaaattcattaaaaattgaATTCGACAAATctagaagaaaataaattttttgaaagattgaataataaattttttCTAAAACTTAGGAAAAAAGTAGAAGAGAAAATGCAAAACTAATGGAAAAACGaaagtaagtaaaaataaataaccaaaaacaaaaatgagtataaaattgTGAATTCAATACATTCAGAATGCATCCTAAATATGACACTCGATATATTTCCTAGAGAAACTGCGTATTTGGTCTCAAAAAGAGATTTTAGGTAACAGTTTAAGATACAACAAGATGGCAGGTAACACAGAACCATCTTATAGAAAAAGTTCACACAAATATACATATCAAACTATCTTGGAAGCATTATTCAAACTAGCCATTACCTctcacaaacaaacaaaaagggAATAAGGATAGATTTTCAAGTAATTAATATAGTACAAGAACTATTGGGGGCATGGAAGGAGCAGGTGCAGTCATGCATATCAACCCTCGGGTTTCCACGATTCCAACGGGGGCGTGTCTGCGTCTTTCCATGTGTGCACCGTTGTTATGAGCCTTTCTCCTTTGACATTCTCAGCCAAAGAAGATAGAAGGGTCATCTCTTCTGGAGATAGTTTCACAGACAGCGCTCCTATATTGTCGTTAAAATTTTCGATCTTGGTGGTACCCGGTATAGGAACCACATCATCTCCTTGGTGATGAACCCAAGCCAACGCCAATTGGGATGGGCTGCAACCTTTACTTGTAGCCATTTGACGAATCTTTTCGTATAAGAGCTTGTTGCTTTCAAGATTTTCACCCTGGAACCTCGGAAAATAGGCGCTCTAGCAAATGCAACAGAAATTTTAGACATTATCCTTGTTTTATTGGGGATATAGGAGATACATATCATACACGAACAATCACTAACCTTGCGAAAGTCACCCTCTGATGCCTCCTCTAGCACCTTGGGACCTAATGAAAGGAAGCCGAGTCCAAGTGGACTATATGGGACAATTCCAATACCAAGTTCTCTgaaaatcacaaaacaaacctattgttttttttttccttcaaaacATCATAATTCAGCAAAATGTATCCCTCTTACCTGCACGTAGGAATCAATTCTTCTTCCACATCTCTTGAGAACAATGACCATTCGATTTGAAGGGCAGTTATTGGATGAACAGCATGAGCCCTTCTAATTGTTGAAGCAGATGCCTCTGAGAGGCCTATGTATTTTATCTTTCCTTCTTCGACCAATTTCTTGAGTTCCCCCATCTACGAAATCATGAACCACATTCAGCATTAGGAACAAGGAAAGAAAAATTCAATCAAAGCCATGGCTTTATACTGCACAAAAATTTCTGTTTAAAATACAATCGTCATAATTCATGTCTCATACATAAGCAATTTGTCTATCAGTGCATCAAATTATACTATACATTTTACCAGCATTGAACCAAGTTTTCTTCTCCAAAAATTAACAGGAAAAGACACCACCACAGGCACTGCATATGTTTAAATACACAGTGAAAGAGATAGAAATATCCACTCTTTTCAAGTATATGCTGCTAAAAAAGGGAGTACTCACAGTGACTTCTATGGGCACACACGTGTCAATCCGATGAACATAATAGAGATCAATGAAGTCCACATCAAGACGCTTCAAGCTCGACTCACATGATGACCTCACATATGCTGGGTCACCACGTACCTCACCCTTCCCATCCCGGTATATTATCCCGAACTTAGTAGCAAGTTGCACTTTCTCCCTCATCCCCCCTTTCAAAGCCTGCAACAACTCCCAAACATCAAATCCAGTAACATCGCAACTCATTCAAGTATTCAACACTAAactccacacacacacacacacacatgatCCATGTAATGTTTCAGCTTCAACTGGAATAATCTGTAAACATAACATACAAAGGAGAATGGTAGACCTCAACTTTATATGTATAAATAGTCAATCATAACAGTTTCCATCCAATCAAAATTTGAAACATACATATGGAAATTAAGAGCATGATTATGAGTTTGACTAACAAATCAGTACTAACAGTATAGCACAAATTATCAAACGGACAGAACATAAACATTTCACCCTCTCTGATTTGAAAGTAGAAACAGATTAACATCATAGAGCAACTAAATCTAATTTATCCATCTCTTTTCTGGCAAATAAAAACAGCACAGAAGAAAACCCCTAAAATGTGAATCGAATTAAACAGAGATCGAGAAACGCTGACTTTTCCGATGAGGATCTCGTTGGTGTGGGGACCGTAAAGGTCGGAGGTGTCGAGAAAGGTGACGCCGGAGTGGATGGCGTGGTGGATAAGCTTGATCATATCGGCGTCGGGCTTGGGCGGGCCGTAAAAGAACGACATACCCATGCATCCGAGGCCTTGCTTGGAGACCTCAAAGCCCAGCGATCCGAGCTTGATTTTCGGCACATTTACTCCCATTTTGGCGGAATTGGGAATTCGGGTGATGAATCGAAGTGAACTGAACTGGATGGAGAAATAGCGACGTTAAAATAGGGGACAAGTGCGTCATCGCTGCCGTAAACGATTTTGTCGCCACGCAGCTCAAATCTTCCTCCTCCACTCCGTCTTCAACGAATATTCAAGATATGTCAACGTCTGTTGACATATGACTTATCGAAAGTAATTATGTGGGCCCGCCTTTCTCAGCTGCGCGACACACAGCAACGGACTTTACTAAGCTTAGACTTTATAGGAAATGGATCAGTGTTTTGGAGGAGGTGATCCACTCCATATCTCAAATGGTGTCTCCATCCAATCCCAAAATTATCGGAtatcataatttaattactccctctgttGCTGCTGAAAGTCTGTCAAATATTGttagtatttcatttctctcACATTTCATgtttatggagtatttttttattgtaaatcCCGCATTTCACTTATTAATTTCATATTACatgttattattataaaattataatctaCATTTCACTACctttttaatctattttttcattatcCCTTCTCCTTTCTTTGCTAATTGAATTGCTTCTTTTCAGCATAgagattataaaaaaaatatctagTGTCTTAAGTGGAGGAAAAATAAAACAagtgagaataaaataagagattgtattactttttgccaaaataaaaattactcaaTTATTTTAGAATGGTAAAGTTTACGGGATGTAGACAGTCCtattcaatgttttaaaaatcggataGGTGGACGAACCAGCACAACATAGCTACTGGATCACGGTTTAACTTGTGCGACCGATCGAACTACTGATCGAGCCGAAATACTATAGCAACACtaatcatataaaaaaataaataaaattgacattataatgtatattttttagCATTCGTAACGTGAAATATCAATAATCCTAAAATATATACGTATAACAACTTCATAATCACATAAAGCTTTTgaagaaaaatattatgtgaaataataaaatatagtaggagtagtaacTAATATTTATTACTTCCTCCCGTCCCACAAAGTTTATCTGGGTTTGACTTGgtgcggattttaagaaattatttgactttatatTAAATGGATTTGTATAGGTACTTAGACGTGTCACCGTTTGTCCCAGTCGGTTCTATTAGTACTATTTTACAGTTTATGTACTTCGATGTGTCACCGTTTCTCTAATTATCTTTATTCAGATGTGTCATTGTTTCTCTCCCACTATTCCACCTTTTTTCGTTTAGTTTGGagttatatactccctctgtgctattagaaatgaaacgttttcctttttggtctgtcccattaaaaatgaaacgtttttaaaaatagaaacaatactctctctactttttcttgcctcttactttactccctcttcattaactcacaaaacaacactacataaaatcccgtgccgaagagcaaatgttgcatatttaatgggacggagggagtattttttataatactGATACTAGTACAAACTCTGACTCATGTAGAGATAAGATAGTACACATGGTTGTAACTTGTAAGtgaatatatagtattattttattggaAAAGTGGGATTTAATAAATCCATGTGACATTAATTATATCccccttagagcatctccaatgctgacggacgtcaaatagccgtcaaatagccttcacactgccacatcatcagcactacaattctcctgccacatcagcttgccacatcaactggacatcaaatagccatcaaatagccttcacactacctatccacatcactaataacaattatataatttaatttacacttgtatcaacatacggaatttaaattacgagacaaatacggaaaattcgaataataatattaaaatttttttattacattaatataaaaaaaagtacaataattaaaaatattacatttaaaaaattacataaatttgcataaaaactacCGCCTTGCAGTCCtcagcgcccacaactcttcaactaaatcattttgcagtcgaatatgagcctccgtctgacgcatgtcggcatgtgcttggaggagggcttcttcatcgtgcggtaccccacctcgtacgttggcggtgatgacgcctcatcctaaaacgacgcctgaaatggttggcgtcaaaacgcggctcctctgcgaagtaatctgtgaacaggcgctgatgtgcagcgtcatgatcacgatgcaccacttgtcgacggtggacaactggtcgtgggcgaggtgccgccggctgcatataactctgcatccatcgatcaacctcacggctcgtataggcatcaagctcttcgttcatcatacgctcgtactcatccgcatccccaccactaccaccggcattactcatttcttaaattgatcttgtacagaaagtaaggtagagagagagtactcgttaaaacaa
This sequence is a window from Salvia splendens isolate huo1 chromosome 5, SspV2, whole genome shotgun sequence. Protein-coding genes within it:
- the LOC121803654 gene encoding probable aldo-keto reductase 5 — encoded protein: MSFFYGPPKPDADMIKLIHHAIDSGVTFLDTSDLYGPHTNEILIGKALKGGMREKVQLATKFGIIYRDGKGEVRGDPAYVRSSCESSLKRLDVDCIDLYYVHRIDTRVPIEVTMGELKKLVEEGKIKYIGLSEASASTIRRAHAVHPITAVQIEWSLWSRDVEEDLIPTCRELGIGIVSYSPLGRGFLSVGPKLLEEAAEGDVRKSAYFPRFQGENLESNKLLYEKIREMATSKGCSPSQLALAWVHHQGDDVVPIPGTTKIENFNDNIGALSVKLSPEEMTLLSSLAENVKGERLITMVATWKDADTPPLESWKPEG